TGGCGCTCGGCGCAGGTGGAGGCGACCCTGGTCGGGCACCGCCTGACGGACGAACGGATGCGGGAGGCGGGTCGCGTTCTGGTGCGTGACGCGGTCCCGCGGGCGAGCAACGGGTTCAAGGTGGAGCTGGTGCAGCGTGCCCTGGCCGGCGTGCTCAGCGAGCTGGGAGGCGTTCGATGAGCAGGAACCTGGTCGGACGGGACGTCGCCCGGGTCGACGGCCGGGCGAAGGTCACCGGCACCGCGCGGTACGCGGCGGACCAACCCGTAGAGGGCCTGTTGCACGGATTTCTGGTGCTGAGCACGATCGCCCGCGGTGACGTGGCGCGCATCGACACGGACGAGGCACGGCGCAGCCCCGGGGTGGTCGCCGTCTACACCCACGAAAACATGCCGCCGCTCACAGTGCCCGAGGGCTTCTTCGTCAAGGGCTTCCTGCCGATGCAACAGGCGTGGATCCACCACAACGGGCAGCCGGTGGCACTCGTCGTCGCGCACACCTTCGAACAGGCCCGTGACGCCGCCACCCGCGTACACGTCGAGTACCGGACGGAAACGCCGGCCGTCGCGCTCGCCGATGCCACCGAGGACCCCTTCGTTCCGCTGCCGTTCCACGGGGAGGCGAACGAGGTGATCCGCGGCGACGTCGAGCGGGCGTTCGCCGGCGCGGCCGTCCTGCTCGACGCCGAGTACCGGTCCCCGGTCCACCACCACAACCCGATCGAGCCGCACGCCACAACCTCGGTGTGGGAGGGAAACCGGGTGACGGTGTACGAGACCGCGCAGGGCGTCAACGCCACCCGGGCCATGGTGGCCGCCGCCTGCCGCGTGCCGGAGGACGACGTACGGGTGATCTCGCCCTATCTTGGCGGCGGGTTCGGCGCCAAAGGGCTGGTCTGGCCGCACACGTTGCTCACCGCCGCGGTCTCCCGTGACCTGGGCCGTCCAGTGCGGACAGTGCTGACCCGGGCGCAGATGTACACCTCGGCCGGGCACCGGTCCGAGTTTCGCCAGCGGCTGCGCATCGGCGCCGACAGAGACGGGCGGCTGACCGCGATCGAGCACACCACCACCGCCCAGCTCACCCGCACCGACGAGTCCGTATTCAACCCGAGCGTCGCCACACACACCCTCTACGCCTGCCCGAACGTGCACGTGCGGCAGCTCGGCGTCCGGCTGGACATGCCGACCTCCAGCTTCATGCGGTCACCGGAGCTCACGGCACAGTTCGGGCTGGAGACGGCGCTGGACGAGCTGAGCCACAGCCTCGGGATCGACCCGGTCGACCTGCGCCTGCGCAACGACGTCCACGTCGACCAGCGCACCCGCGAGCCCTACACCGGCCGGCACCTCGCCGAGTGCTACCGGTTGGCCGCCGAGGCGTTCGGCTGGCGGCGGCGCGACAGCCGCCCTGGTGTCCGCCGGGACGGCGACGAGTACGTCGGCTGGGGCATGGCCACCGAGACGCACACCTTCGGCAACTTCCCGGCGAGTGCCAGCGCGAGCGTGCTGACGGACGGCCGGATACGGGTGAGCGTGGCCACCCAGGACATCGGCACCGGCACGTACACGGTGCTGTCCCAAGTGGCGGCGGACGCGGCGGGCGTGCCGCTGGAGCAGGTCACCACAGCCATCGGTGACACCGCACTGCCGGAGGCGGGACTGTCGGTCGCCTCGTCGACGGTGCCGAGCGTCGTCCCGTCGGTGGACAAGGCCGCCCGTGACGTCCGCGACGCCGTGGTCCGGCTGGCGGTCGCCGACCGCCGCTCGCCGCTGTACGGCGTCCCGGTCGACCGGGTCGTCGTCGAGCAGGGCCGGTTGTTCGACTCCCGCAGGCGGTCGCGATCCGACACCTACCGCGCTGTCGTCGGCCGCCACGGCCGGCCGGTCGTGGCGGAGGCCGCCGTCGAGAACGCGCCGGGGCACACCTACGGTGCGGTCTTCGTCGAGGTGCGGGTGCACGCTCGGTACGGCCGGGTGCGGGTGACCCGCGTCGTCGGCGCGTACGACCCCGGTCGCGTGCTGAACCGGCGGACGCTGCGCGGACAGGTCCTCGGCGGGGTGACCTGGGGCGTCGGGCTCGCCCTGATGGAGCACACGGCGGTCGATCGCGCGACCGGGCGGGTGGTCAATCCGAACCTGTCCACCTACCTGGTGCCGGTCAACGCCGACGCGCCACCGCGGGTGGACGTGCTCTTCGTCGACCAGCAGGACCCGGGCAGCACGGCGATCGGCGCCAAGGGCTTCGGCGAGACCCCCATGACCGGGGTACCGGCCGCGATCGGCAACGCCATCTTTCACGCCACCGGCCGCCGCCTGCGCGAGGTCCCCTTCACCCTGGACAAGCTGCTGTGACCCGCGATCCTGGGCGCGTGCCCATCCTTCTCCTACCCGGCTCCTGGCACGGCGCCTGGTGCTGGAACGAGGTCGTCGCCCACCTCGTACCGGATGGCCGCCCGACGCTGGCGGTCGACATGGCCGGGCACGGGTTGCGCGCGCGCCGACCCGAGTGCCTGACCACCCGTCCGTTCGACCCGGCGGGGCTGGCCACCGAGGTCTCGCCAGTGACCACTGTGGACCTCGGTGAGGCGGCCGACCCTGCTCGTCTCCCAGATCAGACACCTCGGACGTGGCGGCCCGGTGACCGTGGTGGCCCACAGCATGGGCGGCCCCGTGCTGACCCGGGTGGCGCAGCAGGTCCCCGACCTGGTGGCGCACGCCGTGTACCTCGCCGCGGTCATGCCCGCCTCCGGCAAGGCGGCCGGCCCGTACTTCGAGCTGCCGGAAAACGCGGGCGCACTCGTCCTGACCGCACTCCGGGGCGATCCCGAGGCATTCGGGGCGCTGCGGCTCGACCTCGCCTCGAACGACCCCGCCTACCGCCAGCAGGTTCGCGACGCGTTCTACGGCGACGTCGCTCCGCACCTCGCCGACGCCGCGCTGGGCCTGCTTACCCCGGAAACCCTGCGCCCGGCGGGGCATGGTTCGCCAGGGAACCCGGCGAACCATAGTGGTCACCGCACTAGTCTTTTGGTTGTGGCTGCTGGTCGCCTGCATCGTGTCGCCGTCCTGGTGCTTGAGGGGGCAAAGCCGCTTGACGTGGGCATCCCGGCACAGGTGTTCACCACGCGGGCGAGCATGCCGTACGAGGTGCGGGTCTGCGGGGCGGCGCCTGGCCTGGTGACCGGCGGCGACGGCCTGTCGTACCACGTCGCCGACGGCCTCGACGCGCTCGCCTGGGCCGAGATCATCTTCGTGCCCGGTTACCGCTTTCCGGACCGCGAGGACCCGCCGCGGGTCGTGGTCGACGCGCTGGTCGCCGCGCACGAGCGGGGCGCGCGGTTGGCCGCCATCTCGACCGGCGCCTTCGCGTTGGCCGCCACCGGCCTGCTCGACGGGCGGCGCGCGACCACGCACTGGCACTACACCCGGGCCCTGAAGGAGAAGCACCCGGCCGTGCGGGTCGACGAAAACGTGCTGTTCGTCGACGAGGGCAGCGTGCTGACGTCGGCCGGCGCCGCCTCGGGCATCGACCTGTGCCTGCACATCCTGCGGGGTGATCTCGGGGTGGGCGCCTCCAACCACGCGGCGCGGCGGTTGGTCGCGGCGCCGTACCGCAGCGGCGGCCAGGCACAGTACGTGCCGCGTAGCGTGCCCGAGCCGCTCGGTGAGCGGTTCGCGGTCACCCGCGAGTGGGCGCTGCACCGGCTGGACAAGCCCCTCACGCTTGAGACGCTCGCCCGGCACGCGGCGGTGTCGCCGCGCACGTTCTCCCGGCGGTTCGTCGAGGACACCGGCTACACGCCGATGCAGTGGGTGCTGCGCGCCCGCATCGACCTGGCCCGCGAGCTGCTCGAACGCTCACAGCGCAGCGTCGAGCAGATCGCCGCCGACGTCGGGCTGGGCACGGGCGCCAACCTGCGGCTGCACTTCCAGCGCATTCTCGGCACCACTCCGAGCGAGTACCGCCGCACCTTCGCACCCGGCGAACAGCTGGCGTGATCCTTGCGGACCGTGGCGCGCACGCCGCTGTCCGGACGCGTGCCGTACCGCGAATCTTGGGTCATGACACGCATCGCCATCAACGGATTCGGCCGCATCGGCCGCAACGTGCTGCGCGCTCTGCTGGAACGCGACAGCAAGCTCGACGTCGTCGCCGTCAACGACCTCACCGACCCCGCGGCACTTGCCCGACTGCTCGCGTTCGACAGCACGGCGGGACGGCTCGGCCGCCCGGTGACCGTCGACGGGGACACCCTGGTGGTCGACGGTCGCCGCATCACGGTGCTCGCCCAGCGGGAGCCGTCCGAGCTGCCCTGGGCCGAGCTCGGCGTCGACATCGTGCTCGAGGTCACCGGCCGCTTCACCTCGGCGGACGCCGCCCGCGCCCACCTCGCCGCGGGGGCGAAGAGGGTGCTGGTCGGCGCGCCCTCCGAGGGTGCCGATGTCACGCTCGCGTTCGGGGTCAACAACGACGCGTATGACCCGGCCGTCCACACGATCGTCTCGAACGCCTCCTGCACGACAAACGCGCTGGCGCCGCTGGCCGCGGTGCTCGACGAGCTCGCCGGCATCGAGCACGGCTTCATGACCACGGTGCACGCCTACACGCAGGAGCAGAACCTGCAGGACGGCCCGCACCGCGACGCCCGCCGCGCCCGCGCCGCCGCGGTCAACATCGTGCCGACCACGACCGGTGCGGCGAAAGCGATCGGCAAGGTGCTGCCACGCCTTTCCGGCAAGCTGTCCGGCGACTCGATCCGAGTGCCGGTACCGGTGGGCTCGATCGTGGAGCTCAACACGACCGTCGCCCGTGACGTGACCCGCGACGAGGTGCTGACCGCATACCGGGTCGCGGCGGACGGCCCGCTCGCCGGCATCCTCGAGTACTCCGACGACCCCCTCGTCTCCTCCGACATCGTCGCCAACCCCGCGTCGTCAATCTTCGACTCGGCCCTCACCCGCGTCGACGGCCGCCACGTCAAGGTGGTCGCCTGGTACGACAACGAATGGGGCTTCTCCAACCGCGTGATCGACACGCTCGAACTGCTCGCGGCGGAGTAGACCTTGCGCTAGAGACCTTCGACGTCAGGGGTGGGGTGCGATCGTGGTAGCCCGGTTCAGAACGATCAGTTCAAAACAGATCCGGGCTACCGCGACGTCCGCCGTGGTCCGGACGACGGCGGACATCGCGGCAGCTCACATCTCGTTTGGGTTGGACATTTACCAGAAGCTCACCCTGACCGCGAAAGGTCTCGGCGGCTCAACGGCCGGTCTGGCCGTCTATCTGCTCGCGGATGATGTCGGCGTGCCCGGCGTGGCGGGCGGTCTCCTCGATGACGGCGAGCAGCACCGATCGAAGGTCGCGCACCTTGCCGTGTCGGTGCACCGGCGAGTCCGCGTCGCCGGCGGCGGCGATGATCTCGTTGCTTGCCGCACAGGCGGCGCGGTACTCGGCCCGGAGGGTCCGCACCGAGACCGATGGGTCGACCTGCATCGACCGGTTGCCCCTGCCTGCCTTCCCACCGGCGACGACCTCCTCGAACCACAGTGACTCGACGAAAGTGAGGTGCTGCACCAGCCCGGCGAGGTTGGTGCCCGAGTCGACCGTGCTGCGCCGCGCGTCGTCGTCGCTCAGTCCGGCCAGCTTCCTGAGCACCGCGGCCCGTAGCCCGTCGAGCACCGCGCGCAGCTGCTGGACCTCGGGAGTCATGCGGGGAGCATGTCCGCCTCGTCGAGCAGCCGGGCGGCGAAGGCGTCGTCATCCAACGCGTACGTCACGACGAGCTCGGCCAGGTCCTCGGGTGCCAGCCGCCGCACGGCCTCGGCGTATACGGCGCGGTCCGGGCCGTCAAGGTCGTCTTGTAGCGGAGGCTCGGCGGACGAGGAGAAGGGCATGCCGCCGGTGACGGCCGTCAGCATGAGGGCGGCGGCGTGAGCGCACAGCTCGTCGCCGGCCGCCGCGCAGGCGCACCTGCCGATGACG
This genomic stretch from Phytohabitans houttuyneae harbors:
- a CDS encoding xanthine dehydrogenase family protein molybdopterin-binding subunit produces the protein MSRNLVGRDVARVDGRAKVTGTARYAADQPVEGLLHGFLVLSTIARGDVARIDTDEARRSPGVVAVYTHENMPPLTVPEGFFVKGFLPMQQAWIHHNGQPVALVVAHTFEQARDAATRVHVEYRTETPAVALADATEDPFVPLPFHGEANEVIRGDVERAFAGAAVLLDAEYRSPVHHHNPIEPHATTSVWEGNRVTVYETAQGVNATRAMVAAACRVPEDDVRVISPYLGGGFGAKGLVWPHTLLTAAVSRDLGRPVRTVLTRAQMYTSAGHRSEFRQRLRIGADRDGRLTAIEHTTTAQLTRTDESVFNPSVATHTLYACPNVHVRQLGVRLDMPTSSFMRSPELTAQFGLETALDELSHSLGIDPVDLRLRNDVHVDQRTREPYTGRHLAECYRLAAEAFGWRRRDSRPGVRRDGDEYVGWGMATETHTFGNFPASASASVLTDGRIRVSVATQDIGTGTYTVLSQVAADAAGVPLEQVTTAIGDTALPEAGLSVASSTVPSVVPSVDKAARDVRDAVVRLAVADRRSPLYGVPVDRVVVEQGRLFDSRRRSRSDTYRAVVGRHGRPVVAEAAVENAPGHTYGAVFVEVRVHARYGRVRVTRVVGAYDPGRVLNRRTLRGQVLGGVTWGVGLALMEHTAVDRATGRVVNPNLSTYLVPVNADAPPRVDVLFVDQQDPGSTAIGAKGFGETPMTGVPAAIGNAIFHATGRRLREVPFTLDKLL
- a CDS encoding helix-turn-helix domain-containing protein, coding for MRRPTLLVSQIRHLGRGGPVTVVAHSMGGPVLTRVAQQVPDLVAHAVYLAAVMPASGKAAGPYFELPENAGALVLTALRGDPEAFGALRLDLASNDPAYRQQVRDAFYGDVAPHLADAALGLLTPETLRPAGHGSPGNPANHSGHRTSLLVVAAGRLHRVAVLVLEGAKPLDVGIPAQVFTTRASMPYEVRVCGAAPGLVTGGDGLSYHVADGLDALAWAEIIFVPGYRFPDREDPPRVVVDALVAAHERGARLAAISTGAFALAATGLLDGRRATTHWHYTRALKEKHPAVRVDENVLFVDEGSVLTSAGAASGIDLCLHILRGDLGVGASNHAARRLVAAPYRSGGQAQYVPRSVPEPLGERFAVTREWALHRLDKPLTLETLARHAAVSPRTFSRRFVEDTGYTPMQWVLRARIDLARELLERSQRSVEQIAADVGLGTGANLRLHFQRILGTTPSEYRRTFAPGEQLA
- the gap gene encoding type I glyceraldehyde-3-phosphate dehydrogenase, which codes for MTRIAINGFGRIGRNVLRALLERDSKLDVVAVNDLTDPAALARLLAFDSTAGRLGRPVTVDGDTLVVDGRRITVLAQREPSELPWAELGVDIVLEVTGRFTSADAARAHLAAGAKRVLVGAPSEGADVTLAFGVNNDAYDPAVHTIVSNASCTTNALAPLAAVLDELAGIEHGFMTTVHAYTQEQNLQDGPHRDARRARAAAVNIVPTTTGAAKAIGKVLPRLSGKLSGDSIRVPVPVGSIVELNTTVARDVTRDEVLTAYRVAADGPLAGILEYSDDPLVSSDIVANPASSIFDSALTRVDGRHVKVVAWYDNEWGFSNRVIDTLELLAAE
- a CDS encoding DinB family protein, giving the protein MTPEVQQLRAVLDGLRAAVLRKLAGLSDDDARRSTVDSGTNLAGLVQHLTFVESLWFEEVVAGGKAGRGNRSMQVDPSVSVRTLRAEYRAACAASNEIIAAAGDADSPVHRHGKVRDLRSVLLAVIEETARHAGHADIIREQIDGQTGR